In a single window of the Caloenas nicobarica isolate bCalNic1 chromosome 8, bCalNic1.hap1, whole genome shotgun sequence genome:
- the TFRC gene encoding transferrin receptor protein 1, which produces MDHARAAISSLFGGEPMSYTRFSIARQTEGDNSHVEMKLSADDEDGGETGRPEHLHAIMPPPPRSGRNRCFLVIAAVLLLLIGFLIGYLSYRGRMQKAGRCLDGSGKCEMTPTASYLADDDETEEEEVPGPPVLYWPDLRDLLSNKLSVERLEVNLRQRANKYSFEAGDTEDQSTANYIHDQFTSFLLDEVWNDEHYIKLQVKGSSNNKVSVVEDGNEEELESPDAYVAYSKTGSVVGKPVYVNYGLKADFQKIQKLDVPLNETIIIFRAGKITLAEKVANAKEAGAVGVLMYLDPFDYSNTDALVPFGHAHLGTGDPFTPGFPSFNHTQFPPVESSGLPRIAVQTVSSQAIIRLFRKMDGQECPLDWKGGIMVCSMVPKSNVTVKLTVNNVMADRKILNIFGAIKGLEEPDRYVVIGAQRDSWGPGAAKAGVGTAILLELARVISDMVKKDGYKPRRSIIFASWSAGEYGAVGATEWLEGYSATLHTKAFTYINLDAAVLGSKHMKISASPLLYTLLERTMKGVKDPGRTGGNLYNRVGTEWIKTVVPLGLDNAAFPFLAFSGIPVVSFGFYDKDEEYSFLGTIQDTVANLRKTDDLYALMRAAAEVAGQIALRLTHDHELFLDFERYAEELLVFQEKFFPYDRDVKMLGLTLKWLYFARGDFQRATDALRRDIANSDRENRIVRRALNDRIMKVEYDFLSPYLSPKDVPFRHIFFGKGSHTLQSLLENLEQLRANKESVDVNMLKEQLALATWTIKGAANALVGDIWDTDNEF; this is translated from the exons ATGGACCATGCCAGAGCGGCAATCTCCAGCTTG TTCGGTGGCGAGCCGATGTCGTACACACGCTTCAGCATTGCCCGGCAAACAGAGGGAGACAACAGCCATGTGGAGATGAAGCTGTCTGCTGACGATGAGGATGGAGGGGAGActgggagaccagagcacctgCATGCCATCATGCCACCTCCTCCTCGGAGTGGCAGGAACCGCTGCTTCCTGGTCATTGCAGCCGTCCTCCTCCTTTTGATTG GGTTTCTGATCGGCTACTTGAGTTATCGTGGACGAATGCAGAAGGCTGGCAGGTGTCTGGACGGAAGTGGCAAGTGTGAGATGACTCCTACTGCATCTTACTTAGCGGACGATGATGAAACCGAGGAAGAAGAGGTTCCTGGACCACCTGTCCTCTATTGGCCTGATCTCAGAGATCTCTTGTCAAATAAACTGTCAGTCGAACGCCTGGAGGTCAATTTGAG GCAAAGAGCAAATAAGTACTCTTTTGAAGCTGGCGACACTGAAGATCAGAGCACTGCCAACTACATTCATGACCAGTTCACCAGCTTCCTATTGGATGAAGTGTGGAACGATGAGCACTACATTAAGCTGCAGGTCAAAGGCAG TAGCAACAACAAAGTGTCTGTTGTGGAAGATGGTAACGAAGAGGAACTGGAGAGTCCTGACGCATATGTGGCGTACAGCAAGACTGGCTCAGTTGTT GGCAAACCAGTATATGTGAACTACGGACTGAAAGCTGATTTTCAGAAGATACAGAAGCTAGATGTGCCACTGAATGAAACTATAATCATattcagagctggaaaaataacGCTGGCTGAGAAG GTTGCAAATGCCAAAGAGGCAGGAGCAGTTGGTGTCCTGATGTACCTGGACCCCTTCGATTACAGCAACACAGATGCACTTGTCCCCTTTGGACAT GCCCACCTTGGAACCGGAGACCCTTTCACCCCAGGCTTCCCTTCTTTCAACCACACGCAGTTCCCACCAGTAGAATCTTCTGGACTGCCTCGCATTGCTGTTCAGACTGTCTCTAGCCAAGCAATTATCAGGCTGTTCAG AAAAATGGATGGACAGGAATGCCCTTTGGATTGGAAAGGTGGGATCATGGTATGTAGCATGGTGCCGAAGAGCAACGTGACGGTGAAACTGACCGTGAACAACGTTATGGCAGACAGGAAGATTCTGAACATCTTCGGTGCTATCAAGGGACTTGAAGAACCAG ATCGGTATGTTGTTATCGGAGCCCAGAGAGATTCCTGGGGCCCAGGAGCAGCCAAGGCTGGTGTTGGAACTGCCATATTATTGGAGCTTGCCCGTGTGATCTCGGACATGGtgaaaaaag aTGGCTACAAACCAAGGCGCAGCATCATCTTCGCTAGCTGGAGTGCAGGAGAGTACGGAGCTGTGGGTGCTACTGAATGGCTGGAG GGGTACTCTGCCACGCTGCATACCAAAGCCTTCACTTACATTAACTTGGATGCTGCAGTCCTAG GCTCCAAGCACATGAAGATTTCTGCCAGCCCGCTGCTCTACACGTTACTGGAGAGAACTATGAAGGGG GTGAAGGACCCAGGAAGGACTGGAGGAAACCTGTATAACAGAGTTGGCACTGAGTGGATAAAAACAGT TGTTCCCCTTGGTCTGGATAACGCAGCATTCCCTTTCCTGGCCTTCTCAGGAATCCCTGTGGTTTCCTTTGGTTTCTACGAT AAAGATGAGGAGTACTCTTTCTTGGGCACTATTCAGGACACTGTGGCCAACCTGAGGAAGACTGACGACTTGTATGCTCTTATGCGTGCTGCTGCAGAGGTCGCTGGACAAATAGCTCTCAGGCTGACCCACGATCATGAGCTCTTCCTGGACTTTGAGAGATACGCTGAAGAACTGCTAGTATTCCAGGAGAAGTTTTTTCCCTATGATCGGGATGTGAAG ATGCTGGGACTGACCTTGAAGTGGCTGTATTTTGCCCGTGGTGACTTCCAGCGAGCTACAGATGCACTGAGAAGAGACATTGCAAACAGTGACAGGGAAAACAGGATTGTCCGCAGAGCCCTGAATGACAGGATCATGAAG GTGGAGTATGACTTCCTCTCCCCATACCTCTCACCAAAAGATGTTCCCTTTCGCCACATCTTCTTCGGCAAAGGCTCCCACACCCTGCAGAGTCTGCTGGAGAACCTGGAGCAGCTGAGAGCCAACAAGGAGAGCGTGGACGTGAACATGCTGAAAGAACAGCTGGCCCTGGCGACCTGGACCATTAAAGGGGCAGCCAATGCCTTAGTGGGTGATATCTGGGATACAGACAACGAATTCTAG